The window TAAAAGTCACAACGTCTAAAGCTAGTGTAGCAAAGCAGAAAAACGGCGATTAAAGCCCTGATATCTGCAATGTGTAATTAATTCAAAAGACAAACGATAAATAGGAATCAGTTAAGTGAAAGTAGCAGTGGTAGGTGCCAGCGGTTATGTTGGCGCAGAATTGATAGCCATATTAGCCAAGCATCCTCTTATTGAGGAGATGCATTTATTGGTGTCGGAAAATAGTGACGCGAAAGGCGTGGCATTTTCTCAGCTGTATCCTCGCTTTCTGAATACGTCTAAATTTTCCGAACAAGCCCTGCAGGCGTTTAACAGTGAATGGCTAGCGAAAAATGGCGCATCAATTGATGCGGTGTTTATGGCAACCCCTCATGAATATTCCCAGCAATGGGCTAGCGCCTTTTTAGAGCAGGGCGTAAAAGTCTTTGATTTGTCCGGTGCGTTTCGTTTAAACCAGGCGACAGATTATCCAACCTATTATGGCTTTGAACACCAATATCCCAAATTGCTTGAGCAGGCCGTTTATGGCCTTGCCGAATTTAATCATGCACAAATCAGCACCACCTCATTAGTCGCAGTGCCAGGTTGCTACCCGACAGCAAGTCTATTAGCGACTAAGCCAATTACCATGGCGGGCTTACAAAAAGCAGACACCCATATCATTGTTAATGGCATCAGTGGTGTCAGTGGCGCTGGTCGTAAAGCATCTCTGGCTTCGTCATTCAATGAAGTCAGCTTGACGGCTTACAATATTTTAAAGCACAGGCACCAACCGGAAATTAGCCAGGAATGTGGTCATTCGGTCATTTTTAATCCGCATTTAGCACCGTTTAAACGCGGCCTGATGGCGACAGTTACCGTTCACTGTCAGTCAGATGTTACTAAGAACGATGTAGCTAAGGCGTTTGCCAATGCATATAGCGAACAAAGCACACCGTTAGTGCGGGTAACGCAAAGCTGGCCAAAGATTGATGATGTCAGCAATACACCGTTTGCGAACCTGCACTGGCAATATGATGAGCAAAAACAAATTTTGGTGGTTAGTTGTGTAATTGATAATTTGCTAAAAGGCGCAGCATCTCAAGCGGTGCAGTGTTTTAATCTGGCGATGGCACAACCGGTTAGCACCGCACTTACTGCAACAACACAAGCGGGAGCTTTAAAATGAATCCGCTAGTTATAAAAATTGGCGGCGCCATTATGGAGAACGCCGCGGCACTGGATAACTTGTTTTCAGTGTTACTAACACTGCAAAAAGATCGTGGCGTGGTCATTGTTCACGGTGGCGGTTGTATTGTCGATGAGCATTTATCTCAGGCCGGCTTTAGCAGTGACAAAATAAATGGTTTACGGGTAAGTGCTAAAGAACACATGCCGATAATCAGCGGCGCTTTAGCGGGAACTGTAAATAAACAGCTTGTCGCTCAAGCTAATAGCAAGTCAATTAATGCGGTTGGCCTGGCGCTGCACGATGGCAACATGGTCCATTGTAAACCCGCAGACAAAGAACTGGGGCAGGTCGGTATTCCATCACCTGCAAATGCTGACATTCTTAACTCTTTACTATCATCAAAATCAGCGAAATCAGCAAATATGTTGCCAATCATCTGTTCTATTGGTCAGTTAGCCGATGGGCAACTGGTTAACGTCAATGCCGATGATGCCGCCGTTGCCATCAGTGAATTAATCGATGGAGAATTGCTGTTACTGACCGACGTTGCTGGTGTTAAAGGTGCCAATGGCGAATATTTAACATCATTAAACCAACAAGACGCCAAACAACTTATTACCGATGGCATCATTGCCGGCGGCATGATCGCCAAAGTAAACGCCGCGTTTGCGGCAGCCAACCGATTACGACGAAGTATCGCGGTTACCAGCTGGAAAGCACCTGAGCAACTTCTAACGTTGCATCACGGCGAGCTACTAGGTACCCGCATTGAGCCAAACGAATAATAACTTTTTAAAATCACAGGATACTTACGTCAATGAAACACTATATTGCTGATACTCAGGCGAGCAAAGCTGAGTTAGAAAACTTAATTAAACTCGCTATCGATATTAAACAAAATCCAGAAAATTACAGCCAGGCCCTGAAGGGTAAATCGATTGTTACACTTTTCGAAAAGCCATCGTTACGTACCCATGTCAGCCTTGATATCGGGATCCAGAAGCTTGGTGGTCACAGCCTTTACATCGGCCAGCAAAATGGTCAGTTAGGGAAACGTGAGCGGGTAAAAGATGTGGCGAAAAATCTCGCCTGTTGGGCCGATGCCATTGTCGCCCGTGTATTTGACCACCAGGTACTGGAAGAGATGGTAGAGCATGCCGGCATTCCCGTGGTAAACGCCCTTTGTGATAAATACCATCCTTGCCAGGCCCTTGCTGATTTTCAAAGCTTAACGGAAACCTTTGGTAGCGTTGAAAACCTTAACTTAGCCTATGTTGGTGACGGCAATAATGTCTCAAACTCACTGATGCTAATGGGCAGTATTCTCGGTGCTAATGTCACGGTTATTACCCCACAAGGTTACGGTCCGAGTCAGGAATTTATAGAACAGGCCGATAAGTTGGCTACGGCCAGTGGTGCTAAATTTAAAGTCAGCCACGATATTAATGATATCGGTGAACAGCAGGCCATTTATACCGACACCTGGATTTCCATGGGTGATAACACCAAGGTCGAGGAAATCCTTAACACCTTTATGCCGTATCAGGTCAACGAAGCCTTAATGGCGAAATCCGGGGCTTCTGCTGTTATGCATTGCCAACCGGCGCATTTGCAACAAGAAATTACCACCAGTCTGTTTGATTCAGAGAAGTCTCTGGCATTTGTTCAGGCTGAAAACCGGATGTGGGCACAAAACGCTGTGCTGGTAACCCTTTTAAAAGATTAATGAGAAGTAAGATTATGGTTAAGAATATTAAAAAAGTTGTATTAGCATATTCAGGTGGTTTGGATACCTCGGCGATCATTCCATGGTTAAAAGAAAACTATGATGGCTGTGAAGTTGTGGCTTTTTGCGCTGATGTTGGTCAGGGTGAAGAAGAGCTTGCAGGTATTCAGGAAAAAGCCATCGCTTCAGGTGCTAGCGAGTGTCACGTTGTCGATTTAAAAGAAGAGTTTGTTAAAGATTACATTTATCCGATTCTTAAAACCGGTGCTGTCTATGAAGGCCAATACCTGCTAGGTACGTCTATGGCTCGGCCGGTAATTGCTAAAGCCCACGTTGAAGTGGCGTTGAAAGTGGGTGCTGATGCCGTCTGTCATGGCTGTACCGGTAAAGGTAACGATCAGGTGCGCTTTGAAGCCTGTTTTGCCGCTCTTGCACCGCAGTTAAAAGTTATCGCCCCATGGCGTGAGTGGGACATGGTATCCCGTGAAGACCTGCTGGCGTATCTCGACGAGCGTAATATTCCATGTGCCGCGTCCTTAACGAAAATCTATTCCCGCGATGCCAATGCCTGGCATATTTCCCATGAAGGTGGTGAGCTGGAAGACCCGTGGTGTGAACCGTCAAAAGAAGTTTGGACGATGACGGTAGATCCGATGGACGCGCCAAATGAACCAGGTTCTGTAACCCTAAGCTTTGACAAAGGCGAACTGGTTAAAGTCGACGGTCATCCATTATCTCCATATGAAGCTCTGGTATATCTGAATGATAAAGCGGCAGCGCACGGCGTTGGGCGAATCGATATTGTGGAAAACCGTCTGGTGGGTATGAAGTCCCGTGGTTGT is drawn from Thalassotalea sp. PS06 and contains these coding sequences:
- the argC gene encoding N-acetyl-gamma-glutamyl-phosphate reductase; protein product: MKVAVVGASGYVGAELIAILAKHPLIEEMHLLVSENSDAKGVAFSQLYPRFLNTSKFSEQALQAFNSEWLAKNGASIDAVFMATPHEYSQQWASAFLEQGVKVFDLSGAFRLNQATDYPTYYGFEHQYPKLLEQAVYGLAEFNHAQISTTSLVAVPGCYPTASLLATKPITMAGLQKADTHIIVNGISGVSGAGRKASLASSFNEVSLTAYNILKHRHQPEISQECGHSVIFNPHLAPFKRGLMATVTVHCQSDVTKNDVAKAFANAYSEQSTPLVRVTQSWPKIDDVSNTPFANLHWQYDEQKQILVVSCVIDNLLKGAASQAVQCFNLAMAQPVSTALTATTQAGALK
- the argB gene encoding acetylglutamate kinase translates to MNPLVIKIGGAIMENAAALDNLFSVLLTLQKDRGVVIVHGGGCIVDEHLSQAGFSSDKINGLRVSAKEHMPIISGALAGTVNKQLVAQANSKSINAVGLALHDGNMVHCKPADKELGQVGIPSPANADILNSLLSSKSAKSANMLPIICSIGQLADGQLVNVNADDAAVAISELIDGELLLLTDVAGVKGANGEYLTSLNQQDAKQLITDGIIAGGMIAKVNAAFAAANRLRRSIAVTSWKAPEQLLTLHHGELLGTRIEPNE
- a CDS encoding ornithine carbamoyltransferase translates to MKHYIADTQASKAELENLIKLAIDIKQNPENYSQALKGKSIVTLFEKPSLRTHVSLDIGIQKLGGHSLYIGQQNGQLGKRERVKDVAKNLACWADAIVARVFDHQVLEEMVEHAGIPVVNALCDKYHPCQALADFQSLTETFGSVENLNLAYVGDGNNVSNSLMLMGSILGANVTVITPQGYGPSQEFIEQADKLATASGAKFKVSHDINDIGEQQAIYTDTWISMGDNTKVEEILNTFMPYQVNEALMAKSGASAVMHCQPAHLQQEITTSLFDSEKSLAFVQAENRMWAQNAVLVTLLKD
- a CDS encoding argininosuccinate synthase, translating into MVKNIKKVVLAYSGGLDTSAIIPWLKENYDGCEVVAFCADVGQGEEELAGIQEKAIASGASECHVVDLKEEFVKDYIYPILKTGAVYEGQYLLGTSMARPVIAKAHVEVALKVGADAVCHGCTGKGNDQVRFEACFAALAPQLKVIAPWREWDMVSREDLLAYLDERNIPCAASLTKIYSRDANAWHISHEGGELEDPWCEPSKEVWTMTVDPMDAPNEPGSVTLSFDKGELVKVDGHPLSPYEALVYLNDKAAAHGVGRIDIVENRLVGMKSRGCYETPGGTVLMAAYKGLESLILDKESLKFRESVGLEFSHVIYDGRWFTPLAKAQLAACESFAEKISGDVVVKMYKGQATVTQRRSENSLYSEEFATFGEDDVYDQKHAEGFIRLFSLSSRIGALKAQEK